The nucleotide window ATCCAAGTAAGCATTGCCTCAGCTCCAGCCAAAATTATGAGAATCTTCATCCAATCCGGCTTCGGAAGGAAAAGTGTTATTCCTACAATAACCAAGAAATTAACAATCGCGAGTACGATCTTAAGACCCAAGACACCCGGGAGCAGCTCGTTGAGCTTTTTCCTGTCCCTGGCAACTTCCCTCATAAGATAATAACCAACACCCAAATCAGAGAATATTCCAAGAAGCCCCACGTAGTAGAAGATGAACGAATACTGACCGAGTCCTTCCGGGCCTAGGGTTCTGCTTAAAAGTACTACCACGCCATAGGCTAGGAGTTTCGAAATAACCTCAGCACTGAAAAGCCAGCCCGCGTTTTTGATTAGCCTTAGTTTTAAGCTCTCAGTCATAGTCCTCAAAACCTAATGAAAGGCACAGTATAAAAACCTA belongs to Methanomassiliicoccales archaeon and includes:
- a CDS encoding oligosaccharide flippase family protein, which gives rise to MTESLKLRLIKNAGWLFSAEVISKLLAYGVVVLLSRTLGPEGLGQYSFIFYYVGLLGIFSDLGVGYYLMREVARDRKKLNELLPGVLGLKIVLAIVNFLVIVGITLFLPKPDWMKILIILAGAEAMLTW